A region of Mesorhizobium sp. AR02 DNA encodes the following proteins:
- a CDS encoding ABC transporter ATP-binding protein has protein sequence MSEAAERQGQETRAPVLTARNVVRRFGGLVAVNDVSFDVKAGEILGLIGPNGAGKTTMFDLLAGSILPTSGNILLNGTRVSGEAAHLRIGRGLGRTFQIPRPLPNLTLIENIMLAAQGQAGEKLLANFVTPWRVAAQEKAARAKALDLLELVTLTHLAHEPARVLSGGQRKLLELARVMMADPAIILLDEPAAGVNATLLEVIIDRIRDINARGITFLLIEHNIDMVTRLCHRVLVMASGQLLSEGTAEQVARDPRVIEAYLGGTA, from the coding sequence ATGAGCGAGGCAGCGGAGCGCCAAGGGCAGGAGACCCGAGCGCCGGTTCTGACGGCAAGGAACGTCGTCAGGCGGTTCGGCGGCCTTGTCGCTGTCAACGATGTCTCGTTTGACGTCAAAGCGGGCGAAATCCTTGGCCTGATCGGACCGAATGGTGCTGGCAAGACGACGATGTTCGATCTGCTTGCCGGCAGCATATTGCCGACCAGCGGCAATATCCTGCTCAACGGTACGCGCGTTTCTGGCGAAGCCGCGCATCTGCGCATCGGCCGAGGTCTTGGCCGCACCTTCCAGATCCCGCGCCCGCTGCCCAATCTGACGCTGATCGAAAACATCATGCTGGCAGCACAGGGCCAGGCCGGTGAAAAGCTGCTCGCCAATTTCGTCACGCCGTGGCGGGTGGCGGCACAGGAAAAAGCGGCCAGGGCGAAGGCGCTCGACCTTTTGGAACTCGTCACCCTCACCCACCTTGCGCATGAACCGGCGCGCGTGCTGTCCGGCGGCCAGCGCAAATTGCTCGAGCTTGCCCGCGTGATGATGGCCGACCCGGCGATCATCCTGCTCGACGAGCCGGCTGCCGGCGTCAACGCAACGCTGCTTGAAGTCATCATCGACCGCATCCGCGACATCAACGCACGCGGCATCACCTTCCTGCTGATCGAGCACAACATCGACATGGTGACGCGGCTCTGCCATCGCGTGCTGGTCATGGCGAGCGGCCAGTTGCTCAGCGAAGGCACGGCGGAACAAGTCGCCCGCGACCCGCGCGTCATCGAGGCCTATCTCGGGGGCACTGCATGA
- a CDS encoding ABC transporter ATP-binding protein, with protein MSEIVLDVRDLEAGYEPGVPIVRGASITVSKGEIVVVLGPNGAGKSSFIKAIAGLVPITGGSVFLDGKDITAAPAHTMVRLGLAFVPQTENIFPLMSVEDNLRVACGILERRDIPGRIEEMYAAFPDLVRQRRTAAGNLSGGQRQMLAVARALIVHPKVLVLDEPSAGLSPKFVSMVFEMLAGIRKSGVTILLVEQNAKAALAIGDRAYVLVEGKDRHEGVASELWNDPVVAELYLGQRPSHASKGDAA; from the coding sequence ATGAGCGAGATCGTGCTCGACGTGCGCGACCTCGAAGCCGGCTACGAGCCCGGCGTACCGATCGTGCGCGGCGCCTCGATCACCGTCAGCAAGGGTGAGATCGTGGTCGTGCTCGGCCCCAACGGCGCTGGCAAGTCGAGCTTCATCAAGGCGATCGCTGGCCTCGTCCCGATCACCGGCGGTTCGGTGTTCCTGGACGGCAAGGACATCACCGCCGCCCCGGCCCACACCATGGTGCGCCTTGGCCTGGCCTTCGTGCCGCAGACCGAAAACATCTTTCCGCTGATGTCGGTCGAGGACAATCTCAGAGTTGCCTGCGGTATTCTCGAACGACGCGACATCCCTGGCCGCATCGAGGAAATGTATGCGGCCTTCCCCGACCTTGTCCGCCAGCGCCGCACCGCCGCCGGCAACCTGTCGGGCGGACAGCGGCAGATGCTCGCCGTCGCGCGGGCGCTGATCGTCCACCCCAAGGTGCTGGTGCTCGACGAACCGTCGGCCGGCCTGTCGCCGAAATTCGTGTCGATGGTGTTCGAGATGCTGGCCGGCATCCGCAAGTCCGGCGTCACCATCCTGCTGGTCGAGCAGAACGCCAAGGCGGCACTGGCGATCGGCGACCGCGCCTATGTGCTGGTCGAGGGCAAGGACCGGCACGAGGGTGTCGCGTCCGAATTGTGGAACGATCCTGTCGTCGCCGAACTCTATCTCGGCCAACGCCCTTCTCACGCCAGCAAGGGGGATGCGGCATGA
- a CDS encoding branched-chain amino acid ABC transporter permease: MSLQFVVDGLLTGSMIGLGAIGVTLTYSILRFSNFAHGDFMAWGTYATLAVVSAIGATFGKVAPIAPLSFGWPLLVALVVGMAFTALLALLLDRVLFSRLRSQGQAIIVVMASFGASMALRSLLEFTFTSRPTYFSRAIQIAMPVGFGIRITPDQIALLLLTAVLVLGVHLLMTRTQTGRSMQALSQNAALARIVGIDVASVVRVTWVIGGALACVAGVMIGILVQIRPFMGFDMLLPMFAAAILGGIGSIPGAVLGGLIIGLAEAGAVQLIGAEWRAAVSFIILMAVLFVRPIGLFGVRER; the protein is encoded by the coding sequence ATGAGCCTGCAATTTGTCGTCGATGGATTGCTGACCGGCTCGATGATCGGCCTCGGCGCTATCGGCGTGACGCTCACCTATTCGATCCTGCGCTTCTCCAATTTTGCCCATGGCGACTTCATGGCCTGGGGCACCTATGCGACTTTGGCTGTCGTCAGTGCCATCGGGGCGACCTTCGGCAAGGTGGCACCGATCGCGCCGCTGTCCTTCGGCTGGCCGCTGCTTGTCGCCCTGGTCGTCGGCATGGCTTTCACCGCCTTGCTGGCGCTGCTGCTCGACAGAGTGCTGTTTTCGCGGCTGCGCTCGCAAGGGCAAGCCATCATCGTGGTGATGGCGAGTTTTGGTGCCTCGATGGCGCTGCGGAGCCTGCTGGAATTCACCTTCACCTCGCGGCCGACCTATTTCAGCCGGGCGATCCAGATCGCCATGCCGGTCGGCTTCGGCATCCGCATCACCCCCGACCAGATCGCGCTTTTGCTGCTGACCGCCGTGCTGGTGCTCGGTGTGCATCTTTTGATGACGCGCACGCAGACCGGCCGCTCCATGCAGGCGCTGAGCCAGAATGCGGCGCTGGCCCGCATCGTCGGCATCGACGTCGCCTCCGTGGTGCGCGTCACCTGGGTCATCGGCGGAGCGCTCGCCTGCGTCGCCGGTGTCATGATCGGCATTCTGGTGCAGATCCGCCCGTTCATGGGCTTCGACATGCTGCTGCCGATGTTTGCCGCCGCCATCCTCGGCGGCATCGGCAGCATTCCGGGCGCTGTGCTCGGCGGCCTGATCATCGGGCTCGCCGAAGCCGGCGCGGTGCAGCTGATCGGTGCCGAATGGCGCGCCGCCGTCTCCTTCATCATCCTGATGGCGGTTCTGTTCGTGCGGCCGATCGGCCTTTTTGGTGTGAGGGAACGCTGA
- a CDS encoding branched-chain amino acid ABC transporter permease: MMDLLGYGAFFLTTALIFSLVTLGLNLQWGLTGLFNVGLAGFVAIGAYTSALLTTPDDAARLGGFGLPILVGWLGAMVVGGIAAALTGMATLRLRSDYLAITTFGVAVVVQLVALNAQKLTGGPFGIGFIPRPFGGLAETPLLFNLSNLAVVAAVTLIAYLALEHLSRSPWGRVLKALREDERAAISLGKSARFYRVQAFAVGGAIMALAGALQAHFTGFIAPDNYLPILTFQVWVMLIVGGSGSNLGAVIGSVLVWGIWAGSGTLTSVLFAPEQQARAASLQIVAIGVMLCVILLIRPTGLFGDRPRRPRLDKRAKVATAKSSSDS; encoded by the coding sequence CTGATGGACCTGCTCGGCTACGGCGCCTTCTTCCTGACCACAGCGCTGATCTTTTCGCTGGTCACGCTGGGGCTCAATTTGCAGTGGGGGCTGACCGGCCTGTTCAATGTCGGTCTCGCCGGCTTCGTCGCCATCGGCGCCTACACCTCGGCCTTGCTGACGACGCCAGATGATGCCGCTCGGCTCGGTGGCTTCGGCCTGCCGATCCTTGTCGGCTGGCTGGGTGCCATGGTCGTCGGCGGCATTGCCGCGGCGCTGACCGGCATGGCGACGCTGCGGCTCAGGTCCGACTATCTGGCGATCACCACCTTCGGCGTCGCCGTGGTCGTGCAGCTCGTCGCGCTCAACGCGCAGAAACTGACCGGCGGCCCGTTCGGCATCGGCTTCATCCCGCGTCCGTTCGGCGGCCTTGCCGAGACGCCGCTGCTGTTCAACCTGTCGAACCTCGCCGTGGTCGCGGCGGTGACCTTGATTGCCTATCTAGCTTTGGAACACCTGTCGCGCAGCCCGTGGGGACGCGTGCTGAAGGCCTTGCGGGAGGATGAGCGGGCAGCGATTTCGCTGGGGAAGAGCGCGCGTTTCTACCGCGTTCAGGCCTTTGCCGTCGGTGGCGCCATCATGGCGCTGGCCGGCGCATTGCAGGCGCATTTCACCGGCTTCATCGCGCCGGACAATTATCTGCCGATCCTGACCTTCCAGGTCTGGGTGATGCTGATCGTCGGCGGCTCCGGCAGCAATCTCGGTGCCGTCATCGGCAGCGTCCTGGTCTGGGGGATATGGGCCGGATCGGGCACACTGACCAGCGTGCTGTTTGCACCGGAGCAGCAGGCCCGCGCGGCCTCGCTGCAGATCGTCGCCATCGGCGTCATGCTCTGTGTCATCCTGCTGATCAGGCCGACCGGGCTGTTCGGCGATAGGCCGCGTCGCCCACGCCTGGATAAGCGGGCGAAGGTGGCTACGGCCAAGAGCAGTTCCGACTCATGA
- a CDS encoding NAD(P)/FAD-dependent oxidoreductase, with amino-acid sequence MTAAIRQDAHGASLWHAVSRNRRDRPALQGGLDVDLAIVGGGFSGLSTALHAAEKGLSVAVLEAKVIAWGATGRNAGFVVPNFAKMDPDSILAHLGPERGERLIDFAAGSADLVFGLIRRHGIDCDAVQNGWIQPAHSAAAFEKVKSRAGQWARHGRPAVTLDRQDVEALTGVRGYAGGWMDRSGGVLNPVAYANGLADAAEKAGSKIFERTPVASVDRTTDGWTLKTPSGSVRAGKVLIATNAYGGSLNPLLQRTYFPLKIFQIATEPLPRDVRTRLLPGGQGAGDTRRNLFTFRFDADNRLISGGMHILSAGADTRVPQTIWRRLARHLDLPDLPPLAYGWSGMAAVEPDFLPHLLDLGPGLIAGRACNGRGIAMTTAMGKVLADWAAGTEARDLQLPFALPAPIPFHALLRHAPNMLLGWSMLRDRLDETR; translated from the coding sequence ATGACCGCTGCGATCCGACAAGACGCGCATGGCGCTTCGCTCTGGCACGCCGTCAGCCGCAATCGTCGCGACCGGCCGGCGCTGCAAGGCGGGCTGGATGTCGATTTGGCCATCGTCGGCGGCGGTTTTTCCGGCCTGTCGACCGCGCTGCACGCCGCAGAGAAAGGACTTTCCGTTGCCGTCCTCGAAGCGAAAGTCATCGCCTGGGGCGCGACCGGCAGGAATGCCGGTTTCGTCGTGCCCAACTTTGCCAAGATGGACCCGGACAGCATCCTTGCGCATCTCGGCCCAGAGCGCGGCGAGAGACTGATCGATTTTGCCGCCGGCAGCGCCGACCTCGTCTTCGGCCTGATCCGGCGGCACGGCATCGACTGCGACGCCGTGCAGAACGGATGGATCCAGCCGGCGCATTCGGCTGCCGCTTTCGAGAAGGTCAAATCGCGGGCCGGACAATGGGCGCGGCACGGCCGGCCGGCTGTCACGCTGGATCGGCAGGACGTCGAAGCGCTGACGGGCGTTCGCGGCTATGCCGGCGGCTGGATGGACCGCTCGGGCGGCGTGCTCAATCCCGTCGCCTACGCGAACGGGCTGGCCGACGCGGCGGAAAAGGCTGGCTCGAAGATCTTCGAGCGCACGCCGGTCGCCTCGGTCGATCGCACGACCGATGGCTGGACGCTGAAAACACCGTCGGGCTCGGTGCGTGCCGGCAAGGTGCTGATTGCCACCAACGCCTATGGCGGGTCGCTCAATCCGCTGCTGCAGCGAACCTATTTTCCGCTGAAGATTTTCCAGATCGCGACCGAGCCTTTGCCGCGCGACGTGCGGACGCGGCTGCTTCCCGGCGGGCAAGGCGCCGGTGACACCAGGCGCAATCTCTTCACCTTCCGCTTCGATGCCGACAACCGGCTGATCAGCGGCGGCATGCATATTCTGAGCGCCGGCGCCGACACGCGCGTGCCGCAGACAATCTGGCGACGGCTCGCCAGACATCTCGATTTGCCTGACCTGCCGCCGCTGGCCTATGGCTGGTCGGGAATGGCCGCGGTCGAACCGGATTTCCTGCCGCATCTTCTGGACCTCGGGCCAGGCCTGATCGCCGGCCGCGCCTGCAACGGCCGCGGCATCGCCATGACCACGGCGATGGGCAAGGTGCTGGCCGACTGGGCTGCGGGAACCGAAGCGCGTGATTTGCAGCTGCCGTTTGCCCTGCCGGCACCGATCCCGTTCCACGCGCTCCTGCGGCACGCGCCCAACATGCTGCTCGGCTGGAGCATGCTGCGCGACCGGCTGGACGAGACCAGATAA
- a CDS encoding GntR family transcriptional regulator, translating into MLKLEHQTLNDRAYGALKQELISGGFSPGQTLVIRKLAETFGISTTPIREALQRLVAERLLEMQNNRSIIVPLLSAPAFEELTHIRIAVEGLAGEMAASRMSESGLVDIQATLAGMQRAIEAGDARAYLSLNEAFHFAIYQHAGAPILLNMIRDLWGRVGPYLKLLMQADRYIPQSNDAHRRIVAALEQRNGPAVRVSLEQDIAVAAAVLSENLRMTA; encoded by the coding sequence ATGCTGAAGCTCGAACATCAAACCCTCAACGACCGCGCCTATGGCGCGCTCAAGCAGGAATTGATTTCAGGCGGCTTCAGCCCGGGCCAGACGCTGGTCATCCGCAAGCTCGCCGAGACGTTCGGCATCTCGACCACGCCGATCCGCGAGGCGCTGCAAAGGCTGGTCGCCGAGCGGCTGCTCGAGATGCAGAACAACCGCTCGATCATTGTGCCGCTGCTGTCGGCTCCCGCCTTCGAGGAATTGACCCATATCCGCATCGCCGTCGAAGGGCTGGCGGGCGAGATGGCCGCGTCGCGGATGAGCGAAAGTGGACTGGTCGACATCCAGGCGACGCTGGCCGGCATGCAGCGCGCCATCGAGGCCGGCGACGCCAGGGCCTATCTCTCACTGAACGAGGCGTTTCATTTTGCCATCTACCAGCATGCCGGCGCGCCGATCCTGTTGAACATGATCCGCGACCTCTGGGGTCGGGTCGGGCCCTATCTCAAATTGCTGATGCAAGCCGATCGCTACATCCCGCAGTCGAACGATGCGCATCGCAGGATTGTTGCGGCGCTGGAGCAGCGCAATGGTCCTGCTGTCCGGGTCTCCCTAGAGCAGGACATTGCGGTGGCGGCAGCGGTTCTCTCCGAAAATCTGCGCATGACGGCCTGA
- a CDS encoding aspartate aminotransferase family protein produces MPVSQSSPYPANAGSTASEQALLERRARLLGPTYRAFYRNPIHLVRGSGVWLYDAQGRKFLDAYNNVASVGHCHPRVVEALSGQAATLNTHTRYLSEIILDYAEKLLGTVPAHLGHAMFTCTGSEANDLAIRIAQHSSGGTGVIITDFAYHGATIATAQLSPAAVGAKGVPAHHRTVAAPDTFRDHGRAARDFARNVAAAIDEMRVQNIRPAALLLDSAFSSDGIFFPDAAVMREAADHVRKAGGIVIADEVQSGFGRLGQGMWGFANYGIEPDIVTMGKPIGDGHPMGAVLVRPQLVSSFGSNTGYFNTFGGNPVAAAVGIAVLEVIEGEGLIENARNVGAYTADLLRTLQTRHGMVADVRQNGLYFGVELTADGDEALAATKTSAVVETMREDGVLISSCGPRGNVLKIRPPLPFARDNAEQLAETLDRALSNW; encoded by the coding sequence ATGCCCGTGTCCCAGTCCTCGCCATATCCCGCAAATGCTGGTTCGACGGCATCCGAGCAGGCCCTGCTCGAACGCCGCGCCAGGCTGCTTGGGCCGACTTACCGCGCCTTCTACCGCAACCCGATCCATCTGGTTCGCGGCAGCGGCGTCTGGCTCTACGATGCGCAGGGGCGCAAATTCCTCGATGCCTACAACAATGTCGCCTCGGTCGGGCACTGCCATCCGCGCGTCGTCGAGGCGTTGTCAGGGCAGGCTGCCACGCTCAACACGCACACGCGCTACTTGAGCGAGATCATCCTCGACTACGCGGAAAAACTGCTCGGCACCGTTCCGGCCCATCTCGGCCACGCCATGTTCACCTGCACCGGCAGCGAGGCCAATGATCTCGCCATTCGCATTGCCCAGCATTCGAGCGGCGGTACCGGGGTGATCATCACCGATTTCGCTTACCACGGCGCCACGATCGCCACCGCGCAGCTGTCGCCGGCTGCGGTTGGCGCCAAGGGCGTGCCGGCGCACCACCGGACCGTGGCAGCACCGGACACATTCCGCGACCATGGCCGCGCCGCGCGTGATTTCGCCAGAAATGTGGCCGCCGCCATCGACGAAATGCGCGTGCAGAATATCCGTCCGGCGGCGCTGCTGCTCGACTCGGCCTTTTCCAGCGACGGTATTTTCTTCCCCGACGCGGCTGTCATGCGCGAGGCGGCGGATCACGTCAGGAAGGCCGGCGGAATCGTCATTGCCGATGAGGTCCAGTCCGGCTTCGGCCGGCTTGGCCAAGGCATGTGGGGATTTGCCAATTATGGTATCGAGCCCGATATCGTCACCATGGGCAAGCCGATCGGCGACGGGCATCCGATGGGCGCGGTGCTCGTGCGGCCGCAGCTTGTTTCATCCTTCGGCTCGAACACCGGCTACTTCAACACCTTCGGCGGCAATCCGGTCGCGGCCGCCGTCGGCATCGCCGTGCTGGAGGTGATCGAAGGCGAGGGGCTGATCGAGAACGCGCGCAATGTCGGCGCTTATACAGCTGACCTGCTGCGCACTCTGCAGACCCGACACGGCATGGTCGCCGATGTCAGGCAAAACGGCCTCTATTTCGGCGTCGAATTGACGGCGGATGGCGATGAAGCGCTGGCCGCCACCAAGACGTCAGCGGTCGTCGAAACCATGCGCGAAGATGGCGTGCTGATCTCGTCCTGCGGTCCGCGCGGCAATGTGCTGAAGATCAGGCCGCCTCTGCCGTTCGCCAGGGACAATGCCGAGCAACTGGCCGAGACGCTCGATCGCGCCCTGTCGAACTGGTGA
- a CDS encoding phosphotransferase yields the protein MSAAVLDGFGETLAEDAPDVSIADALAIVRRHYGLTGSARPLPGERDHNFHIQTEGEGEFVLKVSHPAEEAGFTDFQNKALDHILSVDPALPVPSVRKSLEGEAQFTVSVGGSAPRITRLVTYLPGQLLSRSPVSAAQDRNLGIFLARLGRALRGFFHRAAGSDLLWDIRKVAKTRPMLAHIADAGHRAMVERVIDTFEAHAAPVIPSLRAQIVHNDMNSYNVVMDASRPEVVSGILDFGDMIHSPLICDLAIGAVYRWPAEGHPLAPAARFVAGYQSVQPLEAEEIGILFDLIRARLALIANIASWQAERFPAKRDYVLRLIAEVWTSLERLDGLSSAEARRYFLDHSNPE from the coding sequence ATGAGTGCGGCCGTGCTCGATGGTTTCGGTGAAACGCTCGCCGAGGATGCGCCCGATGTCTCGATCGCCGACGCGCTGGCCATCGTGCGCCGGCACTACGGGCTCACCGGTAGCGCGCGTCCCTTGCCCGGCGAACGCGACCACAATTTCCACATCCAGACCGAAGGCGAGGGCGAGTTCGTCCTGAAAGTTTCCCATCCGGCCGAAGAAGCCGGCTTCACCGATTTCCAGAACAAGGCGCTCGACCACATCCTTTCGGTCGACCCGGCCTTGCCGGTTCCTTCGGTACGCAAGAGCCTGGAAGGCGAAGCCCAATTCACGGTCAGCGTCGGCGGATCGGCGCCGCGCATCACCCGGCTTGTCACCTATCTGCCCGGCCAGTTGCTGTCGCGCTCGCCCGTGTCGGCGGCGCAGGATCGCAATCTCGGCATTTTCCTTGCCCGGCTTGGCCGGGCGTTGCGCGGCTTCTTTCATCGGGCCGCCGGCAGCGACCTGCTGTGGGACATCCGCAAGGTCGCCAAGACGCGGCCGATGTTGGCGCATATCGCCGATGCCGGCCACCGGGCCATGGTCGAACGCGTCATCGATACCTTCGAGGCGCATGCGGCGCCGGTCATTCCGAGCCTGCGTGCCCAGATCGTCCACAACGACATGAACTCCTACAATGTGGTGATGGACGCCTCGCGGCCGGAGGTGGTCAGCGGCATCCTCGATTTCGGCGACATGATCCATTCGCCGCTGATCTGCGACCTCGCCATTGGCGCTGTCTACCGCTGGCCGGCTGAGGGTCATCCGCTGGCGCCGGCCGCGCGCTTCGTCGCCGGCTACCAATCGGTGCAGCCGCTGGAGGCCGAAGAGATCGGCATTCTGTTCGATCTGATCCGCGCCCGCCTTGCGCTCATCGCCAACATCGCCAGCTGGCAGGCGGAACGGTTCCCGGCCAAGCGCGACTACGTATTGCGCCTTATCGCCGAAGTCTGGACTTCGCTCGAACGGCTCGATGGGCTGTCGTCGGCGGAGGCCCGCCGCTATTTCCTCGACCATTCCAATCCGGAGTAG
- a CDS encoding ArgE/DapE family deacylase produces MPERIADEAILRAVDDGFARQVAFLADLVRFPSQRGDEHAAQSFMAAAYQADGYAVDMWRVDVEAIRDLPGFSPVAVSYDDAFNVVATHTPRNATGRSLILNGHIDVVPTGPLDRWVRDPYDPAIEDGWMHGRGAGDMKAGLSACLYALAALRGLGYQPAAKIYLQSVVEEECTGNGALACLQRGYRADAAFIPEPLEPRLMRAQVGPIWFRVEVDGDPQHASGAFSAGANAIEKAFVIIQALKQLEIVWNARKVDDPHFCDHPHPIRFNLGKIEGGEWTSSVPARCVFEMRVATYPGQRLESARAELEACIADAARADPFLANRPPKMSYNGFMAEGYVLQDADEMEAVLRRSHTAVWGEPLTEHVTSATTDARFFGLYADTPAIVYGPICRMPHGYDEAVDLDSVRKVTQTIALFIADWCGLEPLDPEASA; encoded by the coding sequence ATGCCTGAGCGAATTGCCGACGAAGCCATTTTGCGCGCGGTCGATGACGGCTTCGCGCGGCAAGTCGCGTTCCTGGCGGATCTCGTGCGCTTTCCCTCCCAGCGCGGCGACGAGCACGCAGCGCAATCCTTCATGGCGGCTGCCTATCAGGCCGATGGCTATGCGGTCGACATGTGGCGTGTCGATGTCGAGGCGATCCGCGACCTGCCGGGATTTTCGCCCGTGGCGGTGTCCTATGACGATGCCTTCAACGTCGTTGCCACCCACACGCCGCGAAACGCCACCGGCCGCTCGCTGATCCTCAACGGCCATATCGACGTCGTGCCGACCGGGCCGCTCGACCGCTGGGTGCGCGATCCCTACGATCCGGCGATCGAGGATGGCTGGATGCATGGCCGTGGTGCCGGCGACATGAAGGCCGGCCTGTCCGCCTGTCTCTACGCGCTGGCCGCCTTGCGTGGCCTCGGCTATCAGCCGGCCGCGAAAATTTACCTCCAGTCGGTGGTTGAGGAAGAATGCACCGGCAATGGCGCGCTCGCTTGCCTGCAGCGCGGCTACCGCGCCGATGCCGCCTTCATTCCCGAGCCCTTGGAACCGCGATTGATGCGCGCGCAGGTCGGGCCGATCTGGTTCAGGGTCGAGGTCGATGGCGATCCGCAGCATGCGTCGGGGGCTTTCTCGGCAGGCGCCAATGCCATCGAAAAGGCATTCGTCATCATCCAGGCGCTGAAACAACTCGAAATCGTCTGGAACGCGCGCAAGGTCGATGATCCGCATTTCTGCGATCACCCGCACCCGATCCGCTTCAACCTCGGCAAGATCGAAGGCGGCGAGTGGACATCAAGCGTTCCGGCGCGCTGTGTCTTCGAGATGCGGGTCGCGACCTATCCCGGCCAGAGGCTTGAGAGCGCCAGGGCCGAGCTCGAAGCCTGCATCGCCGATGCGGCTCGTGCCGATCCGTTCCTGGCCAATCGCCCGCCCAAGATGAGCTATAACGGCTTCATGGCCGAGGGCTATGTGCTTCAAGACGCCGACGAGATGGAAGCTGTGCTGCGGCGCAGCCATACCGCCGTGTGGGGCGAGCCACTGACGGAACACGTCACCTCGGCGACCACGGATGCGCGCTTCTTCGGCCTCTATGCCGACACGCCGGCGATCGTCTACGGCCCGATCTGCCGCATGCCGCATGGCTATGACGAGGCCGTCGATCTGGACTCGGTGCGCAAGGTCACGCAGACCATCGCGCTGTTCATCGCCGACTGGTGCGGTCTCGAGCCGCTCGATCCGGAGGCGAGCGCATGA
- a CDS encoding GNAT family N-acetyltransferase, which translates to MLVTQGPLPDEVTDLSSGYRRVPAGKIVNAVTWMEARSPVPGLPQPLAMTRITRPDSAAYRTIFLEIGAPWLWDRAAEMSDAEMSAHFADPRQHLYYGHDERGDHVGMVEFSVTDDNEIEITYFGLFPTLTGRGLGKRLMAGALDQAWRLTPGRVWLHTSSIDHHSVIGFYRACGFEPYAAGFEITDDPRVKGTLPRDAAPQIPLIETEWVPGAR; encoded by the coding sequence ATGCTGGTCACCCAAGGCCCATTGCCGGATGAAGTCACCGATCTCTCGTCCGGCTACCGGCGCGTGCCGGCCGGCAAGATCGTCAATGCGGTGACGTGGATGGAAGCGCGCTCCCCGGTGCCGGGTCTTCCGCAGCCTCTGGCAATGACCCGGATCACAAGGCCCGACAGTGCCGCCTACCGCACGATCTTCCTCGAGATCGGCGCTCCCTGGCTCTGGGACCGCGCCGCCGAAATGTCGGATGCCGAAATGTCAGCGCATTTCGCCGACCCTCGCCAGCATCTCTATTACGGCCATGATGAACGCGGCGACCATGTCGGCATGGTCGAATTCTCCGTGACCGACGACAATGAGATCGAGATCACCTATTTCGGCCTGTTCCCCACCTTGACCGGCCGTGGCCTCGGCAAGCGGCTGATGGCGGGTGCGCTCGATCAGGCATGGCGCCTCACCCCCGGCCGCGTCTGGCTGCACACCAGCAGCATCGATCATCACAGCGTCATCGGTTTCTACCGGGCTTGCGGGTTCGAGCCCTATGCCGCCGGTTTCGAAATCACCGACGATCCCCGGGTCAAGGGAACCCTGCCGCGCGATGCGGCCCCGCAAATCCCGTTGATCGAAACGGAATGGGTGCCCGGCGCCAGATGA